One genomic segment of Erysipelotrichaceae bacterium 66202529 includes these proteins:
- a CDS encoding MATE family efflux transporter, with protein sequence MKKDYIHKQFWKYVLPSMFAMLLSGFYAIIDGLFVGNAVGDTALGAINLAYPIQVILNATAIGLGIGGSVVMSRSRGDGREAKARHAMGSTLALLLVSGILLSGMLLLLHPRLLRMLGAQDVLYEQARSYIFVVLLGGILPVLGNGLNPLLRNYGKTFLATVIMSSGLITNILLDYLFVFRFRMGLSGAAWATIIAQGVVAILSLAYMYARELRTYSWKDAIPDLPLVKSIVRIGLSPFGQTMAPSFVIVLTNWMCLRYGGNAAVTIYSVVSYVLCSAQLLLQGIGDGVQPLLSFYYGADQEDKIHILYRKAFIVTILTSLILCAAVVVFLNPLTALFGISDSVFEGAKTAILITTLSFPFLGITRVTSAVFYATEKTRNSTILVYMEPCFLLPVSLFILSWLFQLNGIWMAYPAAQLILCALALFMKNPLHAHTSILQGEEQAIC encoded by the coding sequence ATGAAAAAAGATTATATACATAAACAATTCTGGAAATATGTACTTCCTTCCATGTTCGCTATGCTGTTAAGCGGCTTCTATGCAATTATCGACGGTCTGTTTGTAGGAAATGCCGTTGGGGATACCGCATTGGGGGCAATTAACCTCGCCTATCCGATTCAGGTCATTCTGAATGCAACCGCCATCGGACTTGGAATTGGAGGCTCCGTTGTTATGTCGCGCAGCCGCGGAGATGGCAGGGAAGCTAAGGCACGTCATGCCATGGGCTCGACACTGGCCCTGCTGCTTGTTTCCGGTATCCTGTTATCAGGTATGTTACTGCTCCTGCACCCCAGACTATTGAGAATGCTGGGCGCACAGGATGTTTTATATGAACAGGCACGTTCGTATATATTTGTTGTTTTGCTGGGGGGAATTCTTCCGGTGCTTGGAAACGGTCTGAATCCCCTGCTGCGTAATTACGGAAAAACCTTTCTTGCGACCGTCATTATGAGCAGTGGTTTGATTACCAATATTCTGCTGGATTATCTGTTTGTCTTTCGCTTTCGTATGGGACTCTCAGGTGCAGCATGGGCAACCATTATCGCACAGGGTGTTGTCGCGATCCTGTCTCTTGCCTATATGTATGCAAGAGAGCTGCGCACCTATTCCTGGAAGGATGCCATACCGGATCTTCCCCTTGTCAAATCCATTGTACGCATCGGTCTTTCCCCCTTTGGTCAAACCATGGCACCATCGTTCGTTATCGTTTTAACAAACTGGATGTGTCTTCGCTATGGCGGCAATGCTGCTGTCACCATTTATTCTGTGGTATCCTATGTCCTGTGCAGTGCACAGCTATTATTACAGGGAATCGGTGACGGTGTTCAGCCATTGCTGAGCTTCTATTACGGCGCCGATCAGGAGGATAAAATTCATATATTGTATCGAAAAGCATTTATCGTTACCATTCTTACCTCGCTTATATTATGTGCTGCTGTAGTTGTGTTCCTCAACCCACTGACTGCTCTGTTTGGAATCAGCGATTCTGTATTTGAGGGAGCCAAAACAGCGATACTGATAACCACTCTATCCTTTCCGTTTCTTGGTATTACAAGAGTTACCTCAGCTGTTTTTTATGCGACGGAAAAAACACGAAATTCCACGATACTTGTGTATATGGAGCCATGCTTTTTGCTGCCAGTAAGCCTGTTTATCCTGTCCTGGCTGTTTCAGCTCAATGGAATCTGGATGGCATATCCTGCCGCACAGCTCATCCTTTGCGCGCTTGCCTTATTTATGAAAAATCCATTGCATGCCCATACTTCCATACTGCAAGGTGAGGAGCAGGCAATATGTTAA
- a CDS encoding FRG domain-containing protein: protein MTESFQEQAQTLYKNPRFHDAFHRELLHSLRVNGYYDYHYISGNIARADVLVSQTPAQQLQYQENVPDREILHYTLKHAVPSGSRHLLLKELLKAASYPSDLQVKESFLFDSESVQLVEITSLPQYIETILKYRKKHISCYFRGHQNMNYRLMPSLFREHELAIHENSIYKQTLIEYPTDFQNCNTHFEKLVKMQHYQICTRLLDVTSNPLVALFFACENASAAYGRVLMFESDTAPLFPDSDKVCMLSSLGFLKEEVRQALRRESSKAFLHSSAAQTLLHEIQREQPAFQPIMKQDDLKTVQLVKASLDNERIRRQNGLFFLCGNYADDDEELPLALQRKLMHYQGKQMVFYIKKKKQILEELQLAHMSHKDLYGNLQEAAWDIMNTCREQE from the coding sequence ATGACAGAATCCTTTCAGGAACAAGCACAGACCCTGTATAAAAACCCTCGCTTTCATGATGCCTTTCACAGGGAGCTCCTTCATTCCCTGCGTGTGAACGGATATTATGATTATCATTATATCAGCGGCAATATTGCACGCGCAGACGTCCTCGTCTCACAAACACCGGCACAGCAGCTGCAATATCAGGAGAATGTGCCGGATCGGGAAATTCTGCATTATACGCTGAAGCACGCTGTTCCTTCCGGAAGCCGGCATCTGCTTTTGAAGGAATTACTCAAAGCTGCCTCATATCCTTCAGACTTGCAGGTAAAGGAATCCTTTCTTTTTGATTCTGAAAGCGTTCAGCTTGTTGAAATCACATCCCTGCCCCAATATATTGAAACCATTTTGAAATACAGGAAAAAACATATCTCCTGTTATTTCCGCGGTCATCAGAATATGAATTACCGTCTAATGCCCTCACTGTTTCGCGAGCATGAACTGGCAATACATGAGAATAGCATCTATAAGCAAACACTGATTGAATACCCAACGGATTTTCAAAATTGCAACACACACTTTGAAAAGCTTGTAAAAATGCAGCATTACCAAATTTGTACCCGTCTGCTTGATGTGACCTCCAATCCACTGGTAGCTCTGTTTTTTGCCTGTGAGAATGCGTCTGCAGCATATGGCCGCGTTCTTATGTTTGAAAGTGATACAGCTCCTCTGTTTCCCGACAGCGACAAGGTGTGTATGCTTTCCAGTCTGGGCTTTTTAAAGGAGGAGGTACGGCAGGCTCTGCGCAGAGAATCTTCCAAAGCCTTTTTACACAGCAGTGCCGCACAGACACTTCTGCATGAAATACAGCGGGAACAGCCTGCCTTTCAGCCAATCATGAAGCAGGATGATCTGAAAACCGTTCAGCTTGTGAAAGCCTCCCTGGATAATGAACGGATACGGCGGCAGAATGGACTGTTTTTCCTCTGTGGAAATTATGCAGACGATGATGAGGAACTTCCGCTTGCATTACAAAGGAAGCTGATGCATTATCAGGGGAAACAGATGGTATTTTACATAAAAAAGAAAAAGCAGATACTGGAGGAGCTGCAACTCGCACATATGTCGCATAAGGATCTGTATGGAAACCTGCAGGAAGCCGCATGGGACATTATGAATACCTGCAGGGAACAGGAGTAA
- a CDS encoding MerR family transcriptional regulator, whose protein sequence is METYKISQIARLLGLSSDTIRFYEKKGLVHPATNPDNQYREYDLNNILELLDIIYYRHLDISLNDIQSICTSGSIETMHELLLKKKQETEERIRYEQQLLKKLTHISETYQRVESNQNICSIKAFPTSVILFESEKTSDFFTQQIAHLTQDQFVLCSLYKTYQLQHSDILPGKTIIALEQDIMEELHMSYPQEHMMEAQHQPCVFLVIHMLHSQIQPQDIEPLLRYAKQHNLTLQNTLYLREIPLTSYQDNQNYYAELYIPLCEDVKHVDTEQEK, encoded by the coding sequence ATGGAAACCTATAAAATTTCTCAGATTGCCCGGCTGCTTGGTTTAAGTAGTGATACTATACGCTTTTATGAAAAAAAAGGACTGGTGCATCCTGCTACAAATCCGGATAACCAGTATCGGGAATATGATTTGAACAATATATTGGAGCTATTGGATATCATCTACTATCGGCATCTGGATATATCCCTCAATGACATTCAATCCATCTGTACCAGCGGCAGCATTGAAACTATGCATGAACTACTGTTGAAGAAAAAGCAGGAAACGGAGGAAAGGATTCGTTATGAACAACAGCTGTTAAAAAAGCTTACTCATATTTCCGAAACCTATCAAAGAGTGGAATCCAATCAGAATATATGCAGTATCAAAGCCTTTCCCACTTCTGTTATTCTGTTTGAGAGTGAGAAAACAAGTGATTTTTTTACACAGCAGATTGCACACCTGACACAGGATCAATTTGTGCTGTGTTCCCTGTATAAAACATATCAGCTTCAGCATTCCGATATTTTGCCGGGAAAAACGATCATCGCACTGGAACAGGACATTATGGAAGAGCTGCATATGAGCTATCCGCAGGAGCATATGATGGAAGCACAGCATCAGCCCTGTGTATTTCTCGTCATTCATATGCTGCACAGCCAGATTCAGCCGCAGGATATCGAGCCGCTATTAAGGTATGCAAAACAGCATAATCTCACACTGCAGAACACCCTCTATCTTCGGGAAATTCCTCTGACCAGCTATCAGGATAACCAGAATTATTATGCAGAGCTGTATATTCCTTTGTGTGAGGATGTCAAGCACGTGGATACAGAACAGGAAAAGTGA